One Longimicrobiales bacterium DNA segment encodes these proteins:
- the polA gene encoding DNA polymerase I yields the protein MKIPPKTKPRIFLVDAYALIYRSYFAFINRPLTNAAGENTSAPFGFTRFLLDIREDFEPDYLAIVFDAGDSFRSEMYPEYKATREKMPEDLRASLGRCRAIVEGFNDPVVELDGYEADDVIGTLAIQARDAGLDAVIVSGDKDFYQLVGPGIHLMNPGRGGSTGVAADWVTEENASEKFGVPPNQIADYLALVGDASDNVPGARGVGPKTAVALLQDYADVEEMIANASALKPPRAAKSIGENADEVRLSKRLVTIMTDLDVPLNLEALRVQEPNNEVLRDLFVELEFRRLADQFALEVQKEGGSAHGTGSVDASAKAVDYQTIEEAADLPALVAEIREAGRVVVAIEGSDADPLRGEIVGMALAVEGGTARYLPFGHLQPFELTFEGEGQGEVKNLPGLASGSLAPLRAVLEDASIEKVGHDLKRSTLALSVAGVELVGTAFDTMVASYVLDPGRRGHELKTLAMEIFSHKPLNRDDVTGSGRSRVAFGDVSVARARDYLCESVDISGQLAEHFGAQLEGASLGDLMDELEMPLVPVLTRMERAGIGIDEDFFRVMRSKLKRELDLIQDEIFKVAGGDFNLNSTKQLRQILFEKLDLPVRKKTKTGPSTDASVLEELAAMGHEVPRLMMEYRELEKLRSTYVDALPQLVNPRTQRIHTSFNQTVAATGRLSSSDPNLQNIPIRTDLGREIRKGFVAAPGMTFLGVDYSQIELRVMAHFSGDEAFVTAFSQGIDVHRQTASVIFDVPVENVSAEQRGQAKTVNFATLYGQGPFSLARQLGISREQAKEFIATYFERFGGVRDYLDAQVEMARETGYVETLMGRRRYVPELRADNGNMRQFGERVAQNTPIQGTAADMMKKAMIDVQSGLDEVDTGAVMLLQVHDELLLEVPDAEVDEIRGLVVEKMERAIELRVPIVAEWGVGKSWYEAKG from the coding sequence TTGAAGATTCCACCGAAGACGAAGCCACGCATTTTTCTGGTCGATGCGTATGCGCTGATCTATCGCTCGTACTTCGCGTTCATCAATCGGCCGCTGACCAATGCGGCTGGTGAGAACACGTCGGCTCCTTTCGGGTTCACGCGATTTCTGCTGGACATCCGAGAGGACTTCGAGCCGGACTATCTTGCCATTGTTTTTGATGCGGGTGACTCGTTCCGGTCCGAGATGTATCCCGAGTACAAGGCGACTCGCGAGAAAATGCCTGAGGATCTGAGGGCCAGTTTGGGGCGTTGTCGCGCCATCGTCGAAGGCTTCAACGATCCGGTGGTTGAGCTCGATGGATACGAAGCAGATGATGTAATTGGGACGCTGGCGATTCAGGCTCGGGACGCGGGTCTCGACGCCGTCATCGTTTCCGGTGACAAGGATTTCTATCAGCTCGTTGGTCCGGGCATCCATCTCATGAATCCGGGACGAGGTGGCTCCACCGGGGTCGCAGCAGACTGGGTCACGGAGGAGAACGCGAGCGAGAAGTTCGGTGTCCCGCCGAATCAGATCGCTGACTATCTGGCCCTCGTGGGTGATGCGTCGGACAACGTTCCGGGTGCGAGGGGCGTCGGGCCCAAAACCGCTGTAGCTCTGCTGCAGGACTATGCGGACGTCGAGGAGATGATCGCGAATGCGTCAGCACTTAAGCCGCCGCGGGCCGCGAAGTCGATTGGGGAGAACGCCGACGAGGTCCGTCTGTCAAAGCGGTTGGTCACGATCATGACGGACCTGGACGTGCCGCTTAATCTGGAGGCCCTTCGTGTACAGGAGCCCAACAATGAGGTGCTCCGCGACCTTTTCGTCGAGCTTGAGTTTCGGCGACTGGCCGACCAATTCGCGCTCGAGGTACAGAAGGAAGGTGGGAGTGCTCACGGTACGGGTTCCGTGGATGCCTCGGCAAAAGCTGTCGACTATCAGACGATCGAGGAGGCGGCCGATCTTCCGGCGTTGGTTGCGGAAATTCGTGAGGCCGGCCGAGTGGTTGTCGCGATCGAAGGATCCGACGCTGACCCTCTTCGTGGCGAGATCGTCGGGATGGCACTCGCGGTCGAGGGAGGCACGGCTCGCTATCTGCCCTTCGGCCACCTGCAACCGTTCGAGTTGACGTTTGAAGGGGAGGGGCAGGGAGAGGTCAAGAATCTGCCGGGCCTCGCTTCAGGGTCCCTAGCCCCCCTCAGAGCTGTGCTTGAGGACGCATCGATCGAGAAGGTGGGTCACGACCTGAAGAGGTCGACACTCGCCCTGTCCGTCGCTGGAGTCGAGCTGGTGGGGACCGCATTTGACACCATGGTCGCGAGCTATGTCCTCGATCCTGGCCGCAGGGGACATGAGTTGAAGACCCTCGCCATGGAGATATTCTCCCACAAACCGCTCAATCGAGACGACGTAACGGGTTCGGGCCGCAGTCGGGTAGCGTTCGGTGATGTCTCGGTGGCTCGCGCACGGGACTATCTGTGTGAGTCGGTCGATATTTCAGGTCAGCTCGCTGAACACTTCGGGGCGCAACTGGAGGGGGCCTCGCTCGGCGACCTGATGGACGAGCTCGAGATGCCGCTGGTGCCCGTGCTCACTCGGATGGAGCGGGCAGGAATCGGCATCGACGAGGATTTCTTCCGAGTCATGCGTTCCAAACTCAAGCGAGAGCTCGATCTGATCCAGGACGAGATCTTCAAGGTGGCGGGCGGCGACTTCAACCTGAACTCTACAAAGCAACTCCGGCAGATTCTGTTCGAGAAGCTGGACCTTCCCGTGCGGAAGAAGACCAAGACCGGACCGTCTACAGACGCGTCCGTGCTCGAGGAGTTGGCGGCCATGGGCCACGAGGTTCCTCGGTTGATGATGGAGTACCGGGAGTTGGAGAAGCTCCGGTCGACCTATGTCGACGCGCTTCCGCAGTTGGTGAATCCGAGGACGCAGAGGATTCATACCAGTTTCAACCAGACCGTGGCCGCGACCGGGCGGCTCTCGTCCAGCGATCCCAATCTCCAGAACATTCCGATTCGCACCGATCTAGGACGTGAGATCCGGAAAGGATTTGTCGCGGCCCCCGGGATGACGTTCCTTGGGGTCGACTATTCGCAGATCGAGCTGCGGGTCATGGCGCATTTTTCCGGCGACGAAGCCTTCGTCACCGCGTTTAGCCAGGGGATCGATGTCCACCGGCAGACGGCCTCAGTGATTTTCGATGTCCCGGTCGAAAACGTCAGCGCTGAGCAGCGTGGTCAGGCCAAGACCGTGAACTTCGCCACTCTTTACGGCCAGGGGCCGTTCTCGCTTGCACGGCAGCTGGGCATCTCCCGTGAACAGGCGAAGGAGTTCATCGCTACCTATTTCGAGCGCTTCGGCGGAGTGCGTGACTACTTGGATGCTCAGGTCGAGATGGCTAGGGAGACTGGATATGTCGAGACGCTGATGGGCCGTCGCCGATACGTGCCAGAACTCAGGGCGGACAACGGGAACATGCGTCAGTTCGGTGAACGCGTTGCACAGAACACGCCGATCCAGGGCACCGCGGCGGACATGATGAAGAAGGCGATGATCGACGTGCAGTCCGGACTTGATGAGGTCGATACAGGTGCCGTGATGCTGCTCCAGGTGCACGATGAACTGCTGCTCGAGGTGCCCGACGCGGAGGTTGACGAGATACGCGGTCTGGTCGTCGAGAAGATGGAACGAGCGATTGAGCTCAGAGTGCCGATTGTGGCCGAGTGGGGGGTAGGGAAGAGCTGGTATGAGGCTAAGGGCTAG
- a CDS encoding transglycosylase SLT domain-containing protein: protein MTARLLITALTLLGFAGASSSERADVTPFAATSVSDSALDELAVGRFWHAARAMRAEGAADGSPGDVLTLARAEAGWENWPAVLALLDEAEWVGRGADSGMYLLGQAREHAERWSDAALAYGLVVAESESGNELPALSRQARALWYAGDHAAALGLLEALRPTPYLRSWTAVELALRASEAGDPEGVQQLVEEAVEPTAVGVLWRALADAYMASGDSAAAAVEFARLRTSERDNRAAVSTVELGRLMVASGDSAEARAMLEVGIATAAGSARSQAAATLTDLGGYDLETTLEMARILDRAGDGSRALVGYDRAVDLATDAGQVVSESTRLERARLMSTVVSRQTEALEEFRDLRETTEDSRIGARNLEIWAQMRRRQDLASQVITLRRWLLEEYPGSSEAAEVAWSQGSNAEGRGALDQALEHYAFLAENVRTHARAGQGRMRSGQIHLRRANPRAAADVFELYLEDFPNGRRWQEASYWAGRTRLELGDSVIGTRHLDRVLTQPVDYYAVMSADLLGVPFALDIPEGESATEPGWLSEGLLRLDVLTEAGLSRGADAEVARLRSRAGETRGPRLRLAEALIERGRTIDGINLGWALLSDEVAWDQQILHVAYPFPYRELVRREAAEWGVDPFMMAAIIRQESAFKADIVSHAGAIGLMQVMPPTGAQLARTHGPNGFTKESLTKPEVNLHLGAAFFVDMSRRYDNDLPLVLSAYNAGPTRATRWSRYPEASDPLRFTERIPFTETRGYVKSVRRNLGLYRALYGQD from the coding sequence ATGACCGCTCGCCTTCTCATTACAGCGCTCACGCTCCTGGGTTTTGCGGGTGCTTCATCATCAGAGCGCGCTGATGTCACGCCTTTCGCGGCGACGTCGGTTTCGGACTCCGCACTCGATGAGCTCGCGGTTGGAAGATTCTGGCATGCCGCTCGCGCGATGCGCGCGGAGGGGGCCGCCGATGGTTCTCCCGGTGATGTGCTGACGCTCGCGCGAGCCGAGGCTGGTTGGGAGAACTGGCCGGCAGTGCTTGCCCTCCTCGACGAGGCTGAATGGGTCGGGAGAGGGGCGGACAGTGGGATGTATCTCCTCGGGCAAGCACGAGAGCATGCGGAGCGTTGGTCGGATGCTGCTTTAGCCTATGGCTTGGTGGTTGCGGAGAGCGAGTCCGGCAACGAGCTACCCGCTCTGTCACGCCAGGCTCGAGCGCTCTGGTATGCGGGAGACCATGCCGCTGCTCTGGGCCTACTGGAGGCGCTTCGCCCGACTCCGTACCTGCGCAGCTGGACAGCGGTTGAACTCGCACTTCGCGCCAGCGAGGCCGGAGACCCGGAAGGGGTACAGCAGCTCGTGGAGGAGGCTGTCGAGCCCACCGCCGTGGGAGTGCTCTGGAGAGCCCTCGCGGACGCATACATGGCAAGTGGTGACTCTGCTGCTGCTGCCGTGGAGTTCGCTCGCCTTCGCACTTCCGAGCGGGACAACCGGGCAGCAGTGTCGACGGTTGAACTTGGGCGATTGATGGTCGCGTCGGGAGACTCGGCGGAAGCCCGGGCGATGCTGGAGGTGGGCATTGCGACCGCCGCGGGCTCCGCGAGGAGTCAAGCCGCGGCGACTCTGACGGACCTGGGTGGGTACGACCTGGAGACGACGCTTGAGATGGCCCGGATCCTCGACCGCGCAGGTGATGGTTCGCGCGCCCTCGTTGGGTACGACCGTGCTGTGGATTTGGCCACGGATGCCGGTCAGGTCGTCTCGGAGTCGACACGGCTTGAGCGTGCTCGCCTGATGTCTACTGTGGTATCTCGGCAGACGGAAGCGCTCGAAGAGTTTCGAGATCTCCGGGAGACGACCGAGGATTCCAGGATTGGCGCGAGGAATCTTGAGATCTGGGCTCAAATGAGAAGGCGTCAGGACCTCGCGTCACAGGTAATCACGTTGCGGCGTTGGCTGCTGGAAGAGTACCCAGGGAGTAGCGAAGCCGCAGAGGTTGCCTGGAGTCAGGGCAGCAACGCTGAAGGCCGGGGAGCGCTCGATCAAGCGCTCGAGCACTACGCTTTCCTCGCTGAGAACGTGCGGACGCACGCGCGGGCTGGTCAGGGGCGCATGCGCTCGGGGCAAATACACCTTCGTAGGGCGAATCCACGTGCCGCAGCGGACGTGTTTGAGCTGTACCTTGAAGACTTCCCGAACGGTAGGCGATGGCAGGAAGCCTCGTATTGGGCGGGTCGCACTCGACTCGAGCTGGGGGACTCGGTGATAGGCACGCGCCATCTGGATCGTGTCCTGACACAGCCTGTCGATTATTACGCGGTCATGTCTGCGGATCTGCTTGGCGTGCCGTTCGCGCTCGACATCCCGGAAGGAGAGAGCGCGACGGAGCCCGGCTGGTTGAGCGAGGGCCTCTTACGGCTCGATGTTCTGACCGAGGCAGGCTTGTCGAGAGGCGCGGATGCCGAGGTCGCGAGGCTCCGGAGTCGGGCCGGAGAAACGCGTGGCCCCCGTCTGCGGCTCGCCGAGGCCTTGATCGAACGAGGCAGAACGATCGACGGGATTAATCTGGGCTGGGCCCTACTCTCGGACGAAGTCGCTTGGGATCAACAGATTCTGCACGTTGCCTATCCGTTCCCGTATCGTGAACTCGTGCGCCGGGAAGCGGCCGAGTGGGGTGTGGATCCGTTCATGATGGCCGCGATCATTCGACAGGAATCGGCATTCAAGGCGGACATTGTAAGCCATGCCGGAGCCATTGGTCTCATGCAGGTCATGCCGCCGACCGGGGCGCAGCTGGCCCGGACTCACGGTCCCAACGGCTTTACCAAGGAGTCTTTGACCAAGCCTGAGGTCAACCTGCATCTGGGTGCGGCCTTCTTTGTTGATATGAGCCGTCGCTACGACAACGATCTCCCGCTCGTCCTCTCGGCCTATAACGCTGGTCCGACCCGTGCCACCCGCTGGAGCCGGTACCCGGAAGCCTCGGACCCCCTCCGCTTCACGGAGCGGATTCCGTTCACGGAGACGCGTGGTTATGTGAAGAGTGTCCGCCGCAATCTGGGCCTCTATCGAGCGCTGTACGGGCAGGACTGA
- a CDS encoding MotA/TolQ/ExbB proton channel family protein, giving the protein MVQLYAALLQIPGMDVAELTMREQINDSWQGMGFMRYPLLVCLVMGIAVIIWKFVSLTVTASKTKRVLQDVDELLTQQRIREALELTRDTDSPAANILYAGLERSDEGTDRVMKAIENQGLIEMSKLEKGLVVLATLTNVAPLLGFLGTVIGMILAFQSIEAAGEVEATLVAGGIKVSLLTTAAGLVIAIPVSIGHNFFVAKIDGLVIDMEESAQKMVDTLHSIERGNAG; this is encoded by the coding sequence TTGGTCCAATTGTACGCTGCCTTACTTCAAATTCCGGGCATGGATGTCGCCGAGCTTACGATGCGTGAGCAGATCAACGATAGCTGGCAGGGGATGGGCTTCATGCGCTACCCTCTTCTAGTCTGCTTGGTGATGGGCATTGCCGTGATCATCTGGAAGTTCGTGAGCCTTACGGTGACTGCTTCCAAGACGAAGCGCGTCCTCCAGGACGTCGACGAACTTCTCACGCAGCAGCGCATTCGTGAGGCCCTGGAGCTGACACGCGACACGGATTCGCCTGCGGCGAACATCCTGTACGCGGGTCTCGAGCGGAGCGATGAGGGCACTGATCGCGTGATGAAAGCGATCGAGAACCAGGGCCTGATCGAGATGAGCAAGCTCGAGAAAGGTCTCGTCGTTCTTGCGACGCTTACTAACGTTGCGCCGCTCCTCGGCTTCCTTGGGACGGTGATCGGTATGATCCTCGCGTTCCAGTCGATTGAGGCTGCGGGTGAGGTTGAAGCGACACTGGTTGCCGGTGGTATTAAGGTCTCGCTGCTGACGACCGCGGCGGGACTAGTCATCGCGATTCCAGTGTCCATCGGCCACAACTTCTTCGTTGCAAAAATCGATGGCCTCGTCATCGACATGGAAGAGTCGGCTCAGAAAATGGTCGACACGCTCCATTCGATCGAAAGAGGTAATGCTGGCTGA
- a CDS encoding ABC transporter ATP-binding protein gives MVELPGKVDLRAEHIDRYPHEFSGDQRQRLDIARALSVELYFLILTEPVSALDASVQAQGINLLADLQSELGLTYRFIAHDLTLV, from the coding sequence TTGGTCGAACTCCCTGGGAAAGTTGACCTTCGGGCGGAGCACATCGACCGGTATCCGCACGAGTTCAGCGGGGACCAACGTCAGCGTCTGGACATCGCCCGTGCGCTTTCGGTCGAACTCTACTTCCTGATCCTGACTGAACCAGTGAGCGCGCTCGATGCGTCGGTTCAGGCGCAGGGCATCAACTTGCTCGCTGACCTGCAGAGCGAACTCGGGTTGACCTACCGCTTCATTGCTCACGACCTGACCCTCGTTTAG
- a CDS encoding biotin/lipoate A/B protein ligase family protein → MTMTTLPGSTGGTRGPTRAALSWRVLHDPPRSGAWNMAIDHALASNLCVDEAVLRLYDWESPTVSFGRNEPAAGRYSLERATELGIDLVRRPTGGRAVLHDAELTYSVVAPMRRIGGARAGYIEINRALASALQSLGAPVTMSGSGGIAPLASGPCFQSPAQGEVVSEGRKLVGSAQARVDGALLQHGSILLTEDQSRLATICVGDDWPAASAEGGNPVTLDALVSGVGSDQVAAAVTREMESAFRGAWSVGAYRSDELETAEHLVASRYGTEAWTWRR, encoded by the coding sequence ATGACGATGACCACGCTGCCCGGGTCAACCGGCGGAACCAGAGGCCCGACCCGCGCCGCGCTGTCGTGGCGGGTCCTGCACGATCCACCGAGGTCTGGCGCCTGGAACATGGCTATCGATCACGCGCTCGCTTCGAATCTCTGCGTTGATGAGGCTGTCCTTCGTTTGTACGACTGGGAGTCGCCCACTGTCTCCTTCGGCAGAAATGAGCCTGCGGCTGGCCGGTATTCGCTTGAGCGTGCCACCGAACTGGGCATCGATCTGGTGCGCAGGCCCACGGGCGGGCGAGCAGTCCTCCACGACGCGGAACTCACGTACTCGGTCGTCGCGCCGATGCGCCGGATCGGCGGTGCACGGGCGGGCTATATCGAAATCAATCGGGCGCTGGCCTCGGCGCTTCAGTCGCTCGGGGCGCCCGTCACGATGTCGGGTTCAGGTGGTATCGCTCCCCTCGCTTCCGGGCCCTGCTTCCAGTCTCCAGCTCAGGGCGAGGTGGTTTCCGAGGGCCGAAAGCTTGTGGGTAGCGCTCAGGCGAGGGTTGATGGAGCCCTGCTGCAGCACGGGTCGATTCTCCTCACGGAGGACCAGTCGAGGCTCGCCACGATTTGTGTCGGTGACGATTGGCCTGCAGCATCTGCCGAGGGCGGAAATCCCGTGACATTGGATGCGCTGGTGTCGGGCGTTGGATCCGACCAAGTGGCCGCAGCGGTAACACGTGAAATGGAAAGCGCATTCCGGGGTGCGTGGAGCGTCGGCGCGTACCGGTCTGACGAACTGGAAACGGCCGAGCATCTGGTTGCCTCCCGATACGGGACCGAAGCGTGGACTTGGCGACGCTGA
- the gcvP gene encoding aminomethyl-transferring glycine dehydrogenase yields the protein MTRIDAAPDFEARHLGPNASSLDAMLGTIGYDSVDKLVDDVVPARIRMKGALSIPEALTEAALLARLKDIAGGNRVFRSLLGMGYSDTHTPGVILRNIMENPGWYTQYTPYQAEIAQGRLEALLNYQTMVMDLTGLQIANASLLDEATAAAEAMHLAHGEAKGDANTFFVSELCHPQTIDVVKTRAWPLGIEVLVGDHLSVDLSEDVFGVLLQYPATDGRVLDYSQVATRAHEVNATVVVATDLMALALLTPPGEWGADVVVGNSQRFGVPMGFGGPHAAFMSARESFKRKLPGRIIGVSQDADGKPALRMALQTREQHIRREKATSNICTAQVLLAIMAGAYAVYHGPDGVRRIAERIRNLTGVLSDGLGLLGHELLTDVFFDTIRVRPDGDAGHVLALANERGINLRDFRDGTLGIALDEVTQPEDLDDLFIAFNGGAKPTFSARSLSEDGGAPGLPEWARRTSGYLEHEVFNRYHSETEMLRYLHKLESRDLSLNTSMIALGSCTMKLNATSQMAGVTWPEIGGLHPCAPADQTEGYATIFRELETWLAEISGFTATSLQPNSGAQGEYAGLLVIRGYHEDRGDTHRNVCLIPSSAHGTNPASAVMAGMKVVVVKSTTEGTIDLDDLQAKATEHSANLAAFMVTYPSTHGVFEEGISDACRMVHENGGMVYLDGANLNAQVGLARPGDYGADVCHINLHKTFAIPHGGGGPGMGPICCNEKLAPFLPSHTVQQTGGSKAIGAVSGAAWGSASILVISWAYIAMLGRTGVRRASEIAILNANYMAKRLEPHFDILYRGEHGLVAHEFIVDLRPLKRTTGITEEDVAKRLIDYGFHAPTVSFPVAGTLMIEPTESEHMRELDRFVDALISIRVEIEQVEIGISDTEDNALKNAPHTAAMVTGDEWDHAYTRSHAAWPAPWTRDMKFWPVVRRVDNAYGDRNLMCSCPPIEAYSDE from the coding sequence ATGACACGGATTGATGCGGCACCGGACTTTGAAGCGCGACACTTGGGCCCGAACGCGAGTTCTCTCGACGCGATGCTCGGCACGATCGGGTACGACTCTGTGGACAAGCTGGTGGACGACGTGGTCCCCGCACGGATTCGGATGAAGGGCGCTCTTTCGATTCCTGAGGCCCTGACTGAAGCCGCGCTGTTGGCCCGCCTGAAGGACATCGCAGGGGGAAATCGTGTCTTCCGATCGTTGCTTGGGATGGGGTACAGCGACACGCACACGCCGGGCGTCATACTGCGCAACATCATGGAGAACCCCGGCTGGTATACGCAGTACACGCCGTACCAGGCGGAGATTGCTCAGGGTCGACTCGAGGCACTCCTGAACTATCAGACGATGGTGATGGATCTGACCGGTCTTCAGATCGCGAACGCGTCGCTTCTCGACGAGGCTACGGCCGCTGCGGAAGCCATGCACTTGGCTCACGGAGAGGCGAAGGGGGACGCGAACACGTTCTTTGTGTCGGAGCTTTGTCACCCCCAGACGATCGACGTGGTGAAGACGCGGGCATGGCCGCTCGGGATCGAGGTCCTTGTAGGGGATCACTTGAGCGTAGATCTCAGCGAGGATGTCTTTGGGGTTCTGCTCCAATACCCTGCGACTGACGGCCGGGTCTTGGACTACAGCCAGGTCGCGACCCGCGCGCACGAAGTGAATGCGACCGTTGTCGTCGCAACGGATCTCATGGCGCTGGCACTCCTCACTCCTCCGGGAGAGTGGGGCGCGGATGTTGTCGTTGGGAACTCACAGCGGTTCGGAGTGCCCATGGGTTTCGGTGGGCCGCACGCTGCTTTCATGTCCGCTCGCGAGTCGTTCAAACGGAAGTTGCCGGGCCGAATTATCGGGGTTTCACAGGATGCGGATGGCAAGCCCGCGCTCCGGATGGCTTTGCAGACCCGGGAACAGCACATCCGCCGCGAGAAGGCCACTTCCAACATCTGCACCGCCCAGGTGCTGCTAGCCATCATGGCCGGCGCATATGCGGTGTACCACGGACCGGATGGCGTCCGTCGTATTGCTGAGCGGATCCGTAATCTCACGGGTGTCCTTTCAGATGGACTGGGCTTGTTGGGGCATGAGCTGCTGACGGACGTTTTTTTCGACACGATCAGGGTGCGGCCAGACGGGGACGCCGGACACGTACTCGCGTTGGCGAACGAGCGTGGAATCAACCTTCGCGACTTCCGTGATGGCACGCTCGGCATCGCCCTGGACGAGGTGACACAGCCGGAGGATCTCGATGACCTGTTCATCGCGTTCAATGGTGGAGCGAAGCCGACCTTCTCTGCTCGCTCACTATCCGAAGATGGGGGTGCGCCCGGACTACCGGAGTGGGCTCGACGCACCTCGGGATACCTCGAGCATGAGGTCTTCAATCGCTACCATTCTGAGACCGAGATGCTTCGGTATCTGCACAAGCTCGAATCTCGTGATCTCTCTTTGAACACGAGCATGATCGCGCTTGGATCGTGCACGATGAAGTTGAATGCGACCAGCCAGATGGCTGGGGTGACCTGGCCCGAGATTGGGGGTCTTCATCCGTGTGCGCCCGCCGACCAGACTGAGGGCTACGCGACGATCTTTCGGGAGCTTGAGACTTGGCTCGCCGAGATCAGCGGATTCACCGCGACCTCGCTCCAGCCGAATTCGGGAGCTCAGGGGGAGTACGCGGGGCTGCTTGTCATCCGTGGTTACCATGAGGATCGCGGTGACACTCACCGCAACGTGTGTCTGATTCCTTCTTCCGCTCACGGCACGAATCCCGCTTCTGCGGTCATGGCTGGTATGAAAGTCGTCGTGGTAAAGAGCACGACTGAGGGCACGATCGACCTCGACGATCTTCAAGCGAAGGCGACCGAACACTCTGCTAATTTGGCCGCGTTCATGGTCACCTATCCGTCGACCCACGGTGTGTTCGAGGAAGGCATCAGTGATGCCTGTCGGATGGTGCACGAGAACGGTGGCATGGTCTACCTGGATGGAGCGAATCTGAACGCACAGGTTGGCCTCGCACGACCGGGCGACTACGGAGCTGACGTCTGCCACATCAACCTGCACAAGACCTTCGCCATTCCACACGGTGGCGGCGGTCCGGGCATGGGGCCGATCTGCTGTAACGAGAAGCTGGCTCCATTCCTTCCGAGTCATACCGTTCAGCAGACCGGTGGCTCCAAGGCGATCGGTGCGGTGTCGGGAGCCGCGTGGGGGAGCGCGAGCATTCTCGTCATCTCCTGGGCTTACATTGCGATGCTCGGCAGGACTGGAGTAAGGCGCGCTTCAGAGATCGCGATTCTCAATGCCAACTACATGGCGAAGCGACTCGAGCCGCATTTTGACATTCTTTATCGAGGTGAGCACGGCCTCGTCGCGCATGAGTTCATCGTTGACTTGCGTCCTCTCAAGCGGACGACAGGCATCACTGAGGAGGACGTGGCGAAGCGCCTCATCGACTACGGCTTTCATGCGCCGACAGTGTCATTCCCGGTGGCTGGCACGCTCATGATCGAGCCGACTGAATCAGAGCACATGCGTGAGCTTGACCGCTTTGTAGATGCCTTGATTTCGATACGCGTTGAGATCGAACAGGTCGAGATCGGCATTTCCGACACCGAAGACAATGCCCTGAAAAATGCGCCACACACCGCGGCGATGGTGACGGGAGATGAATGGGACCATGCGTATACGCGTAGCCATGCAGCCTGGCCCGCTCCCTGGACCAGGGACATGAAGTTCTGGCCGGTGGTCAGGCGAGTGGACAATGCGTACGGTGATCGGAACCTGATGTGCTCGTGTCCACCGATCGAGGCGTACTCGGACGAATAG